The Stegostoma tigrinum isolate sSteTig4 chromosome 9, sSteTig4.hap1, whole genome shotgun sequence genome segment CATCTATTATTTTAAGATGTTATATATTATCACTTTATTTTTACCGATACATTACAAAACACTAGAGCCCAGCTTGTTTGAATTGTTGTGCTTTTCTtcaaaaagattttgttttgttgatcttattgaaaataaataatagaatttgaataaaataaaagtctAATGAAATATAGCTTCTCATTTTTGCTTATGCAGGCACCGAAAAGAAGTCAATTGCTGGGCAACATGCAGTGGAAATATCTGACATTGTAAAGCGTATTGCTCCACAGGTAACAAACTGCTTTGTAAACTTGCTGTGACATatgattctgaaagggttaataattAAGTGCTGTAAGCATTACCCACTGTGATGATGGTGCAGAGACGTGGTCAGAGTAAAGAGTATAGGAAACAGATTTAGAGCTTACTGTGCTCCTAACAGCCTCTGGCAGTATAGCTTGTTTTCATGTAACTAATTATGTGATAATGAATTTCATGTTGTTTACTCAAAACAACCAGAAAGAGTATACCCTAGTCCACTTTGGGCTTGAAGGAACCCACCTACTATATTGAGTCTGAACTATTTAATATCATTGACATACATCCCAAGCCTTGGGGAACTGGCTCATTACATTGCCTCTCAGCTGGCGACCACTAGTTCAGAGTCACTTCTGAAAAAGGTGAACAATCATTGACCTGAAACCTGAACTCTagttttctctctccatggaagctgcctGACCTCTGTATTGGTAGCTTGCTGGTCTATTTAGTTCCAATGTATCACTCATGTGGTTCAATTAACCACGTAATCATTACACTTTGGGGTAGATGTAGTGTGCTGAATAGATCAAGAAATGCAATTTGCTGTGTTGCTCATGAGCGGATGTAATTCATTCTTCCTGAACTATGACTATCCAGGGACTATTATCAGTTGCCTTTGATTTCAGTTGATTGTCATTGCCCTGCTTTCATTAAAGAGATAAGCCTTAAAATCTTGTCCGTATTGACTCAGGATGCTAGAGTATCTTTGGAAGATGAACGAATGAGGAACAAAGTTGGATTACCTATCTCAGTTACTTTGACACAATGTACATAATTACAGCGTTCCTTTAGCAAATAGAGATACTGATTTAAGTACAGTTCTTGTTACCTATTTTTAGTATTTTGTTTTCTGAAATACATTTAAATAAGGTAGAAGCGTGTAAATTGATTTGATCATTACTAACTTTTTTTGAATGAGTAGCGATCCTCTGAAGTGCCTCTGAACATATGGCTGGGTGAAGATGCAATCCAGTGTAGCCCCACCATTTCTTTTCGAGAAAGGATCAAAACAAGTAATTCAAGGtatgttctccagcatctgcagttcccattatctatgttttGCAAGCAGTCTCCTTTTCAGAATTCATAGAGATTATTGCAAGGCtgtagaaatatagaaataaTGCAAATTTTACCATGCTcttatgatgaaacatttgcataaGCACTGATTTAAGAAATATATATCTCTGCATATCAAAACGTTTATGTACAAATCACTTTATTATGGAAAACACAAATTTTATGATGATGCTTGGCTAAAGTTGACGTATTCAGAATTTATTGAACAATTTTATGTTGTGCTTTCGATGGTAATACTACTTGCCAATGTCACGATGGCTCAAGATTATAAAATATTCCAATGAATTCAAGAGGAAATGTTCATATTTCAATCTTGTTTAATATCCTGATAATACAAACAGAATTCGTTGCTAAGAAGCATGTATCTAACAACTGTTGATGGACAGTCTATAGCAAAGATGTGTTAAGTTTGAGTGGAAGAAAGTTGTGTACATGGTGTTCCCTCGCCTGAGTGTGTATGACACTCACAATTGATAACCGTTATAAATTAATGTCACTCATTGAATAATATTCCAAGATTGGCTATTCGCAAAGCTGGACGAAACTACTTCATGTCAGATAAATCACTGAGCTTTACGTTTCTTTTCCAGGACATGCTGACCTTATTTATTTGAGTTTCTGGGCGCATTGATTTAGTAATATAATTCCTTCATTGAACTGTTATCAAGTTTGAAAGAGCCTGAGAAATACTTTCCGTTCAAAAACAGAACTACAAACTTCCTTACTTGCAGGTTACCACTTTGACATTCGCCTGTTCAGAGTGTTACAAATTTGACTTGGCTTAAAACAGATCAATATTCTCATTTCAATGTCACCATCGACTCTGTTCCTCTCCCTGGCAGCTGCTAGAAGTTGAACAAAACAGTTTGCAAACTCGATTCTCTATTTTGGCTTGTGGTTCAATCACATATTCACTACATTGCAGCACATTGCATGAACCCCCTATTTCCACCTCTGAACGTTCTTCAACTTTGCACCTACCTCAGTTGATCTGCAGGACCTCATAAATGCCTTTCTTAACTTCAACTGTGACAATTcaaaaatacctggaatgagctgTCCCACATTTAACCTTCTGTGGACTttaacataagaaataagagcagaaggaggccaacTGACTTCTCAAATTTACCAAATCATTCATAAGAttgtggctaatctgattgtggcTTTAAGTCTTACTTTCCTGCTTGCAGACACCCTTATAGATTAAAAATCTTTGTTTACTTTGACTGTTTTCAATGCCCCAACTTCTACTACTGtctgaggtagtgaattccaaagattaagaACTTCTGAGAGATGAAGtgcttcctcatctccatctaaAATGGGAGACCCCTTATTTTCAACTATACCCTCAGGTTTGAGATTCCTCCACAAGGGGGAATGCATCAATCCTGCTAAGCCCTCTCAGAATTTTTATGAAATCACCTAAAGCTgctgtcatttttgttttcatatcATTGTTGATTTTCCTCCCTGTCTCTCATCTCTTTGGGCCATATAACTCTTCAAGGTATTGGCAATCCGTGAATTCTGGCTCTTGAGAGTCTCTGATTTTAATTGCAGCACTCTTAATGTCTACGCATTTGTTTGTCTAGGCCTTACACTCTAGAACTGCCTtcctaaacctctccacctctctgctTTTTAAGCtattctttgaccaagcttttggtatCTGGcctttgtttccttttgttgCTCTGTCTCCGTGAAATACTTTGGCATTTTTCATTGCGTTGAAGATGCCAATTAAATAGAAATTGCTGTTTAAAATTCTCGACTGTTTTAGCTGGGGTGCTGTCTTTTGGCAATATGTTATGCATCACTTTATTTTGAAATGGCATTGGAAAGAAATGAAATCAGGTATAAACTGGTAATAGGCCAATTCTGACGCTTTATCTGAATGTTTAGAAATTTTATTCTGAAGACTTAGGCATGCGGGTTTTAGTACTTTGGACAGATGTATCCATGTGTGTTGACCCAAGGAGAGATTGCTTTCTCCACTGAAATGTGTAGTTTATATTTCACTCCTAGTTTCGTCCAGTGTATAGATCTGGTTACTTGCGGTGCATGTGCACAATGTAAGTTTTCCAATGCCTGCTCGCATTAGTGGTGCTACCATTTGAATTATCTTTTATCTCAAAACCATCTTCCTGTTTTTCTCATATCCCTTGATGCCTTCAATATCTAATAAACTATCAATTTCTCATCAATGTGAGAAACTGCCCTCTCGGCAAAAGTGCTGGAATGGCCaacgatgcctacatcccataaatgaattttaaaaattcaaaatttgCCCTCTTTCAATGCCTTCAAATCAGAAATCAGAGTCTTTTTCTGATGCCAATTAACTACCACTTCTGGCAGAAACCTActaatgttttagcttttacatTCTGAAcggtcatattggactcaaaatgtatgctctgtttctctttccactgacacaggcagacctgctgagttttcccagcattttgcttttatttcagattttcagcatccctAGTTTTTTGCTTTTATTCGACATCTTTGGGAATGTACTTGTGGCTTGTTATTATTGATTTTAAGTTGTTTGTTAATGAAGTTCTTAAAATAGAAAGCAAAATGTTCATGCAAAGaaattccattttattttaaaacatgagTTTAATTTACAAGTAGCTGGTGTGAATTTgacaatttttaaattcattttagaTTTCAAAGGAGCACAGATGAAGAACTGATGAAGTTAGCAAAAGAATTTGACCGAAATATGGTGGAACAGGATGTTGGTTGTGGTCAGGAAGCCAGTGAAGTTGACTGGACTTCAGATTGTGCAGATTTGGAACAGACACCAGGGGCAGAACAATTGAATTGTGAGCGTCCAGCATTGGGACAGATACCTGTGACTGGAATCACCGGGCCAGTTAAAGGTGGTGCAGGTGGCACCCTTCCTGTAATTGAGCTACACAATCAGAATAGTAGCCAGGAGGCACTAGATTTAGAAGCTGAAGCTGCTGTtaatgccttgtttgatggaccCACCCAACATACTGGTCGACCTCTGAGCCAGGGCTTCTCAGGCAATGACACTtcaagtccaaaactggaggaatCCTGTGTTTCCGAAGTAATTTCCATACCTGCACAACGTGCtgtagaccctgacaaaggcacTAATACAGCAGTAGTCAATCCAGTGTCGTCCTGTCTAACTGGTAAACTACCTAGCGCCCTTCAAGCATTGAAGCCATTGGAAAATGATGCAGGTAGCAGCACTTTCTTTGACCAGGCTGCAAGCTCCAAGCATGACAAAGGTTTTGCTTGCGAAGCCATCACTACAGTTTGTGAATTGGATCAGCAAGGAGATACTAATGCCCAATTCATAGGTAAGGCAGCAGCAGTTTGCACATCTGAAACCATTCCAGAGGATGATGGATTCGATGACTGGGAGAATGATGACTGGATGGCAGAGGACTCTTTTATAATGCAAATTACACAGAACCCAGAACTTATAGCCACTCCCAAGGAATGCAAGCATCTCCCAAACCAATCAAGTCACACCTTAAATGCTGCTAACCAAAATGGTACAAACAAATTCAATGCTTCAACCAATTTGGAGGCTGCCCCTGCGATTGTACCATCTGTGTCATTTGCTCAGCAGGTGTATGGTTCTGTTCACAAACCTAAAGACTCTGAAATGATAGCTAAAACCTTGCAGTTTGAAAAAGGATCTGAgagatcaaagccaagggctaCATTTGCATTACAAAGCAAAtctatagataaggtgagtgaACAGGCACCTCGTGACAAAATTCAACAAAGCAATGTATTTGAACCTGTAGTTAATGCCTTGATAAAAAATGAACAGAGGAATTCTGAAGTTCCAAGACCTCAGTGCAATTCTCATCTGTTTAACGGATCTCGAATAGAATCAACTTCCTTTACTCACACAATACCTTTTAATCAACAGACATTGTACAGTGTTGGTGCACAGAAGAGTACAAAGAATTCCTTTGTTTCCCTGAGCAGTTCAGTGCTTGCCAAATCCCTTGATCAGTTGGGATCTGGAAAACCCTCTAGTGCTGGTTCACCAAGGAGGGTTGGTACCTCGCTGCAGAGTGCTCCGGCTGCAATGCCAGCTGACGACTGGAATGATGAAAACTTCTCTGATGAAATTCAAAACATGTTTACTGAATTGgacagtcagtgggaaattggtgatgatgatgatgatttgaACAGGATGTGTGATGATGTAGAAAAGCTGATTCAAAGCCAGGACTCTGGGACAGCTATAATCAGTGAGGCTGCTGGACTAGACATAGCAAACAGCAGCCAGAGTATAACCAACAATGCTATCTTGTCTTTGAACATACAAAAACATCAGTTTACTGAGAGGTTGGAGGGACAGCAGAAGCATTTCAATTATGATCAGTCAGCTGTCGTATCAGAAAGCAAAGTCTTTAGAGGACAGTTAGCAGCAAAACAAAGTAATGCACCTTACACAAAGCATTTGTTAAGGCCCACAGATTTGACAGGCTTGGTGTGTTCTGCAGCTACACTCCCTACGCAAAGCCATCATTTGAATTCCCTAAGCAGTTTCCAGGATAGTTCTTCGTCAAGCACTACCACCATGTGTGCAATGAATTTGAACAGAACCAAATTTGTGCCTGCCTCTAGAACTGGTGCTGGCATTTCCAATTTGCTTCAAGCTTCAGTCAGTACAAACCTTGGCCATAGCCACAAACTTTCTACATGTACCACAGCCGTGGCTCACACAGCCGGCACTCCCAGGACTCCACAGTTTAACTTCACTAAAATTACAAATTCTTCTGTGATGGGTACTTGGGGAAACACCAGCAGTCATATAATGCAAAGGGCAAAAACTTTTGGCAACAAAGATCATGAGAAAAGCCCTATGGAAAGAAATGTTCAGTCAAGTACATTTTCCACAGCAACACAATGTCCAGCAGCACCTCTAAAGAGACATTTTTCTGATTCTTCTTTACAGACCAAAGGTGAGAAGATGTTCTCAACGTTTTGCATGCAACTCTGGTAAAATATTATGTTCCCTGTTATGTTACATCTGTGATAACTAATGTTTTATTTTGCAGCAGTACAGTATTTTCAGATAGACACTATTAGAGTTGTGATAATTTTCTGAATTTGCACATTGAGGAGCCTAACCACTCAGATAGGGTTGTATGCCTGAATTTTGGATGTGTGCTCCCAGACACTAAGAATTCCTGAACAGGAACAAAATGAGGAAAGATAATCTCCTGGGACTTTGTGAATTTCTTTTGATCTATGATCAGTAGTTTAAAAAAGTTCCTCATTCATTAGTTTCCGTTAATGTAAgtaatccctcagtcactgcaggcacTTGGATGTGTCTTGATATTGCAACGGTAGTAATAGGAATTCACTGTTGCCACCGAAAACagtgcggcatggtggctcagtgttagcactacagcctcacagcgccagagacccgggttcgatcccagcctcgggcgactgtgtggagtttgcacattctccccgtgtctgcgtgggtttcctctgggtgctctggtttcctcccacagtccaaagatgtgcaggctaggtggattggtcatgctaaattgcctgtaatgttcaggggtgtgtgggttataggggaatgggtctgggtgagatgcaacaagtggacttgttgggccgatggaccagtttccacactgctggtaatctaatccaatctaaaaCATGCTGTTTATGTGCTGGTGTTTTTGATGTAGATAATCAGTAAAGCTTGCCCCCTTTGAAAAAGGGGGACATAATAACTGAGGCCAGTCATTTTGAAAGTAGTTATGGAGAAGGTCAAATGTCTCCGAGGTGACACATGGGACTGTGGTGAATGGGGCAGCAAAGCTGAAGGAGATTCATGAAGTTAGTATGAGGAAGGTATGAGGGCAGGGTTTTAAATTAAATATGATACCATGGAGGCATAGGTAACTAGCCTAAATCACAAGGATGAGGTGAGAATATTGAGCAAGTTGGATTCAGCATTGCATGGAATGCAGTTTGCTATTGGACTGTGTTGACGTGGCAGACTGGTTGAGGATGTTGGAGTGCTCTACAGAGGTGACAAAATTAAGGACCTGCTCTTTAAGGTTCTGGAAGGCGGTACTTGACAGGTGGATATAATTCCTAGTAACTTCCAGTTTTCCAGAGATGGAATAGGCACGGCTGGGATCTATGTCAGCTCACCATTTCAAAATTCTGTCTGCTAAACTTAACTTTTATATGACCTTTTATATAACTGGTATATGAAATGCAAATTATACATTTATGCTATTGTCCCAAAGGATATTTCTTGCTATTCTTTCCATTTGTGCAGTTATGGAGAAGCCAGTAGCAAAATGCTCATTGCAAGAGATTGAACAGAAGAAATTGGCAGCATTAGCTCGGAGGAAGATGAAAATGCAAGCCAGCGATGCTCGTTCATCATTTACGTGACTTTGTAGATCCAAAGGATGACTGGTTATTATAGGAATGTGATGAACAAAGTCGCACTTGACTGAAAGAGTATACATTTTCTTCCCAGAGAATCAactctgcatttttttctttgcagtgtaGCTTGCCAAATGAGTGGAGGCTTGTGTTGACTTATGAAAAAGTGTATGTGTTTACATTATAATTAAGTTATTAAAAAAGCACATTACAATATTTATCCCACTGGTGTGTTTCAAATATCATGACTTAAAAATCTTTGTGTTTTTAGTCCCACTTTTTCTTTTTACTCCCCTTTGCCTCATTTTGAGACTTTGCTCCTTGCTGTGTTTGCCTTGTGATTATTGGACTGTGAAGAGCATTTCATCTGATCCCAAACTAGTCTGAGACCAGTACATGCAGTTCCATCAGGAGTGGAGCTCACCACTGGTTAGGGAAGGGAACCCTGGATATTTTCCCCTTCTATTGTGAGGATTTTAGAGCCTTAGTGCCACCCACTTGAGATAAGTTAGTTTCATAAAGGCTCTGGATAGAAGCTGACACTACCTTGACTATTGTGGCTGAATCACCAAAGGTCCTATCTGAAAACTATTGAGAACCATTTTGTATTTTGCTTGAACTATGAATGAAACCTGAGGGTATGTTCTCATAGAATTATAACCAGTCATTGGAATCCTCTGCCACTCTTTAATTCAACAATTGACAACTTCTACAACCATCATTAAAATAATGcaaatttctgtttctttgcaAACAAGCAAGTTGTTATAATAAAAGGGATTCTTATTGTAAAAAAATGCTAATACTTTGTACTGGTTTTAATTTCTTTAAGTTTGccttgcaaattttgtttttgcttttaaacTTTTGGTTTGGTAGTACAAAGTTTGAACATTGCTGAGAAAAGATGCATTTTATCAAAGTTTGTTGGCTTGTACTCATCAGAACCATTCACAAGAATGTAAAACAGAGTAATATTTTACACTATGAAAAGAGcatgctgattggttggaaagAGTCTACTTTTCAGACAATCAGGACTCTcttattctatatataaaataTTATTGCCCTTTGCATTTATATTTCATGTGAAATGCCCTGAAGAGTGCAAGACAAAGTCTTCACTAAATGTATATTTTCTTTTGGCAATTGTTATGTTTTAAACTACCTTGGATTCATGTTCCTCATGCAAATGAATAGAACCCAAACATTTCTTGTACACCATTTGAGTGTTGCCATTAACCCATTATTGGCCCAAAGGTATACCTTGACGGATCATGCAATAACGCTATGTCTTTGTTCCGGATTTTTGCTGATGTGTCAATTGGTGTCCACTGCTGGAAAGTTCAACTCTTTGTTATAATACTTAATTTGCAACTGAGCTTACTGATGACTCCGTGCTGTTATACAGACTTGGGAAAGTGTTTAATTTGGTTTCAGGATACCACACGAATGAAGCTCTTATGACATTTTAATTCTTTCTTTGTTACACAATGTGGCTTAGATTTAGTAGCTTTGCCAAATCAAGATTTTGCTATATAAAGTTTCTATTTTTTTCTAACCTACCTCAGAGCATGAGCATTTTTCCTTGATTCTAGCCAGTTGATGCTTTGCAGTTCAGTTGACAATTACTGATTTCTGACGATGTACTTATCAGATATTATATAGCACACCTTTGTAGTAAAATTTTaatgttattttgtttaagaTGCTTGCACTACACTGTTAATGTTAGAAATGAAATGGAGTTGAATAGCATTGGTCTGAATCTGTACCCTTACTATTTTTAGGTTGTTTCTATTGGCCTATGTACATTCTGTAATACTTTGGCAACTGTACATATGTAAGTGTTTATGTATACCTGGTGCTTTTTAACCAGTGTCTAGACGTCTAATTAAAAAGAATTGAAGGACTCATTTGGTATTATAAAATAACTAACTAATGTACGTTGGATTCTTCACATGTAATTCCGTTCCTATTCTTAAGAGAATAATCTAGTTAAGTTTCTGTATTTGGTTGAGTGAATGATAAAAGTATAGTGTACTGTAAAGCAGTGGTGATGTTATGCCAAGGGTGCAGTACACTTCCTATTCCTGTCTAGAGGCAtactttctttttaaagaaaaggtgcaGTTGCACTGGGTTTTAAATTCTcttaaatttgaaatttcagaaaaATCGTAATCCATCACTTCAAAAAGCAAGAATCTGTTTATTACAAACACACCTAACTCTGGCACTAATCATATCACAAGTTTCACCTAATATCCCTTTTAAAATGTCGTAATTTACAGACTGTTTTTGTCAAAGGTGGTTCCTTTAAGTTTTCCTTTGCACATTCTGAACATGAGCTAAGTACTAAAAAGAAAGGCTATGCTTGAATCTTTTGAACTGCATTGTATTCACGCATATGCATGCTCAGAGAGCTTAGAAAGTAGTGATTAGAGATaacgtgaactgcagatgctggagaatcgaagataacaaagtgtggagctggatgaacacagcaggccaagcagcatctcaggagcacaaaagctgacgtttcgggcctagacccttcccccctctgatgaagggtctaggcccgaacgtcagcttttgtgctcctgagatgctgcttggcctgctgtgttcatccagctccacactttgttatctcagaaagtaCATTGGTTCTACCTTCTGCTCCCTGGTATTTGTTCCCTGTAGACTACCACTGCCCAGTTTCCTTTTGAGCCCCTAAACCAGCGGATATTGTAAATCATTCATGTTCAAACAATGTTCTCCCCACAAACCCCATTTTGATACTGCAGTACACATCACCACTCAAAACAATTTCCAGCCTTTGACTTTCCTGTTGCGAGCTATTTTCTCCTGTTTCCAACCTCCTATTCCTCTCAAATCCTTGAAAGAGTTGTCTTTTCGCAAATCTCTCGCCAAGTTTCTTGCAGTTACCTGTTTAAACTGGTCCACTCAGTTTATCACTCCTGACACTGCCCTAAAATGGCCTAATCAGCATCACAaattactgagataatgggaactgcagatgctggagattccaagataacaaaatgtgaggctgatgaagggtctaggcccgaaacgtcagcttttgtgctcctgagatgctgcttggcctgctgtgttcatccagcctctcattttgttATCACAAATTACTGAGTTGTGTAGTGATCTATCCCATTACATCCTCCTCCAAACCCCCCACCCCGTCTAGTTGAGTGGAACTCTCCTCATCTGGTTCcacgtgtacttatccaaatggagTCAAAGAACCTCTGCAGAGTCGTCTTTTGTCACCCGGCTCTGTTACATCTGGAGGTCCTGAAAGAGCCATTGTACACCTGATCTTGTTTTACAGCTACGTGTTCTACTTTACCTcagcagtgtgtatgtgtgatagaTGTCAGGTTAGTGGACAGACATGCAGTCCCAGATGAGGCACAACATTTATGAAGAAGAATGCTTTTTACACAGCTGTTGGTAATGATGTGCAAGCCATTGCTTACTCGTGTGATGGATCCAGAGATGagcaatgatttcaaaaggaaattgggtgTCACTTGATGGAAATAAACTTGTGGGCTTACAGGTACAGAGTGGGGAATGGGACTGACTGGGTTCTACCACAGaaagtcagtgtggacctgatgcaCAGAATTGTCTGCCTTTGGCATGATGACTGTTCATATAAGCATTGTAAAATTCAAAGTATTAATCTTTGGCACCTGCTTCAAATAGCATTTTTCTAGTCATTCATTCCATTCCCTTCCCTGGCTGCTGTTGGACTAAACCCAACTGCACAACCTCATTTTTCAATTTGACCATGAGCTGGGCTTCTAACTCCAAGCCCTCTACATTACAAAGAGTAACATTGTATGTCACTTACTGTTTCTCAAGTTATCTACTCAAAATTCTTCCACACTTTTGTTCTTTAGATTTGACTATTTATATGCACTGTTGGTTGGTCTCCCATTTTCCATTCTCCATAAATTTGAATTCATCTGAGTTTTAGCTGCAGTATTCCATCCTGTACTGTATCCCATTCATCCATCACCCTTGTATCACTCCAGATCCGATAGTGCCTCACTTTAATAAATGAGCATTCTTAATGTTCAATTCTCTCCTAGGTTTTGCTGTGACATCTTCCAACCTTCTAAATACATCAATACAACTCTGGGCCCCTGTGCGTTCTGCACTCCCTCTGACTCAAATGTTGACGGCTGTACCTTCAGCtatctggaattttctccctaaacTCGACTGTGTCTCCGTCTATCCTTTAAGACCGTCCTTTGTGAGGAGCTGAAAGGAGGAACAAAGAAACTTAATTGACCAAGATTTTGGTCACCAGTCCCACAGTATCATTTGGCTCTCTGTTCAATAATGAGGCAATGAATGCCCAGAGAATGTTACCTCTTGTAAGGGCAACTAGGGGACACATTGTGTGAATAAGTTATCTGCTTTTCAAGTCAaatgagattttgttttctttcattggcTCAGTAGAGTATATAATTTGTTTCCCAAGAATGTATTGGAGTTTGTGCCCTAAAATTTTTTCAAggctgttaattttttttggacAAAGAGGATGTGTCTAAGGTTTCCGGGTAGCAGCCAAgccagct includes the following:
- the etaa1a gene encoding ewing's tumor-associated antigen 1, whose product is MKKKGEEDEATSSGSTNARPRRTRLHPSPGPSGERGAGPGLTPPARTGRLSRGSRSAARPRAPEEILSNKTPKRILKKQQLIANHNSPVNDNELQQDIYWDQHSPTTFKLGTEKKSIAGQHAVEISDIVKRIAPQRSSEVPLNIWLGEDAIQCSPTISFRERIKTSNSRFQRSTDEELMKLAKEFDRNMVEQDVGCGQEASEVDWTSDCADLEQTPGAEQLNCERPALGQIPVTGITGPVKGGAGGTLPVIELHNQNSSQEALDLEAEAAVNALFDGPTQHTGRPLSQGFSGNDTSSPKLEESCVSEVISIPAQRAVDPDKGTNTAVVNPVSSCLTGKLPSALQALKPLENDAGSSTFFDQAASSKHDKGFACEAITTVCELDQQGDTNAQFIGKAAAVCTSETIPEDDGFDDWENDDWMAEDSFIMQITQNPELIATPKECKHLPNQSSHTLNAANQNGTNKFNASTNLEAAPAIVPSVSFAQQVYGSVHKPKDSEMIAKTLQFEKGSERSKPRATFALQSKSIDKVSEQAPRDKIQQSNVFEPVVNALIKNEQRNSEVPRPQCNSHLFNGSRIESTSFTHTIPFNQQTLYSVGAQKSTKNSFVSLSSSVLAKSLDQLGSGKPSSAGSPRRVGTSLQSAPAAMPADDWNDENFSDEIQNMFTELDSQWEIGDDDDDLNRMCDDVEKLIQSQDSGTAIISEAAGLDIANSSQSITNNAILSLNIQKHQFTERLEGQQKHFNYDQSAVVSESKVFRGQLAAKQSNAPYTKHLLRPTDLTGLVCSAATLPTQSHHLNSLSSFQDSSSSSTTTMCAMNLNRTKFVPASRTGAGISNLLQASVSTNLGHSHKLSTCTTAVAHTAGTPRTPQFNFTKITNSSVMGTWGNTSSHIMQRAKTFGNKDHEKSPMERNVQSSTFSTATQCPAAPLKRHFSDSSLQTKVMEKPVAKCSLQEIEQKKLAALARRKMKMQASDARSSFT